A window of Thalassophryne amazonica chromosome 21, fThaAma1.1, whole genome shotgun sequence contains these coding sequences:
- the LOC117502901 gene encoding zinc finger protein OZF-like isoform X1, whose amino-acid sequence METSSRINHREEMQHPSVIKEENFPEEQEWYLSLDQKDIKKEQEKLWTPQEGQQLHQQADINNIFLTAATVKSENDEKKPHSSQVYQSQNDESTTAELPASTSTSHRTLTAQADGVDYGGLPARHSGPCNNLQQHMAGNSSDSSETETDDSYEWKQTPELCSGLNSLNNSDSSTSNSGCNIAGTQFNYDESGKAFFHINYSEQHKRIQASKKPFSSCTRGKRRRQKVSLKTHTRIHTGEKLFGCCDCGKRFGLKKNLNKHMRIHMGEKPFGCTECGKKFGQNSTLNDHMRIHTGEKPFGCSECGKRFGRRDNLTAHMRIHTGEKSFACPECAERFGRKNHLIEHMRMHTGEKPFCCSECGKTFRQKSQLKTHMRIHTGEKPFDCSECGERFGRKDNLNAHMRIHTGAKPFSCSECGERFGRNDYLKTHTRMHTGEKPFGCFTCGKTFRRKSSFNSHMKIHEEKQLGCSESSK is encoded by the coding sequence AAATGCAGCATCCAtcagtgattaaagaagaaaattTTCCTGAGGAGCAGGAGTGGTATCTAAGTCTTGACCAGAAGGACATTAAAAAGGAACAAGAGAAACTCTGGACACCTCAGGAGGGACAGCAACTTCATCAGCAGGCAGATATCAATAATATATTTTTGACTGCCGCCACTGTGAAaagtgaaaatgatgaaaaaaaacCACACTCGTCACAGGTTTATCAAAGCCAGAATGATGAAAGCACAACGGCAGAACTTCCAGCCAGCACCTCAACttcacacagaacactgacagcacaagCTGATGGAGTTGATTATGGAGGACTACCAGCCCGCCACTCAGGTCCGTGTAATAATTTACAACAACATATGGCTGGCaatagttcagacagttctgaaacagagactgatgacagttacgAATGGAAACAGACTCCTGAGCTTTGCTCAGGTTTAAACTCTCTGAACAATAGTGATAGCTCTACTAGCAATAGTGGGTGTAACATTGCTGGAACACAATTTAATTATGATGAATCTGGAAAAGCATTTTTTCACATTAACTATTCAGAGCAACACAAAAGGATTCAAGCAAGTAAAAAACCATTTAGCAGCTGTACGCGTGGTAAAAGGAGGCGGCAAAAGGTCAGTTTGAAAACACACACAAGAATTCATACTGGAGAGAAACTATTTGGTTGCTGTGATTGTGGAAAAAGATTTGGTCTAAAGAAGAATCTTAacaaacacatgagaattcatatggGTGAGAAACCATTTGGTTGTACTGAATGTGGTAAAAAATTTGGTCAAAACAGCACTCTCAATGACCACATGAGAATCCATACAGGAGAGAAGCCATTTGGGTGCtccgagtgtggtaaaagatttggaagaAGAGACAATCTAAccgcacacatgagaattcataccggAGAGAAATCATTTGCCTGTCCTGAATGCGCTGAAAGATTTGGACGCAAAAACCATCTTATTGAACACATGAGAATGCATACAGGGGAAAAACCATTTtgttgttctgagtgtggcaagACATTTAGACAAAAGAGCcaactgaaaacacacatgagaattcatacaggtgagaaaccatttgactgttctgagtgtggtgaaAGATTTGGAAGAAAGGACAATCTAAatgcacacatgagaattcatacaggagctaaaccatttagctgttctgaatgtggtgaaAGATTTGGAAGAAACGACTACCTAAAAACACACACGAGAatgcacacaggagagaagccattTGGCTGTTTTACATGTGGCAAAACATTTCGACGAAAGAGCAGTTTTAActcacacatgaaaattcatgaAGAGAAACAACTTGGCTGCTCTGAGAGTAGTAAATGA
- the LOC117502901 gene encoding zinc finger protein OZF-like isoform X2 translates to MQHPSVIKEENFPEEQEWYLSLDQKDIKKEQEKLWTPQEGQQLHQQADINNIFLTAATVKSENDEKKPHSSQVYQSQNDESTTAELPASTSTSHRTLTAQADGVDYGGLPARHSGPCNNLQQHMAGNSSDSSETETDDSYEWKQTPELCSGLNSLNNSDSSTSNSGCNIAGTQFNYDESGKAFFHINYSEQHKRIQASKKPFSSCTRGKRRRQKVSLKTHTRIHTGEKLFGCCDCGKRFGLKKNLNKHMRIHMGEKPFGCTECGKKFGQNSTLNDHMRIHTGEKPFGCSECGKRFGRRDNLTAHMRIHTGEKSFACPECAERFGRKNHLIEHMRMHTGEKPFCCSECGKTFRQKSQLKTHMRIHTGEKPFDCSECGERFGRKDNLNAHMRIHTGAKPFSCSECGERFGRNDYLKTHTRMHTGEKPFGCFTCGKTFRRKSSFNSHMKIHEEKQLGCSESSK, encoded by the coding sequence ATGCAGCATCCAtcagtgattaaagaagaaaattTTCCTGAGGAGCAGGAGTGGTATCTAAGTCTTGACCAGAAGGACATTAAAAAGGAACAAGAGAAACTCTGGACACCTCAGGAGGGACAGCAACTTCATCAGCAGGCAGATATCAATAATATATTTTTGACTGCCGCCACTGTGAAaagtgaaaatgatgaaaaaaaacCACACTCGTCACAGGTTTATCAAAGCCAGAATGATGAAAGCACAACGGCAGAACTTCCAGCCAGCACCTCAACttcacacagaacactgacagcacaagCTGATGGAGTTGATTATGGAGGACTACCAGCCCGCCACTCAGGTCCGTGTAATAATTTACAACAACATATGGCTGGCaatagttcagacagttctgaaacagagactgatgacagttacgAATGGAAACAGACTCCTGAGCTTTGCTCAGGTTTAAACTCTCTGAACAATAGTGATAGCTCTACTAGCAATAGTGGGTGTAACATTGCTGGAACACAATTTAATTATGATGAATCTGGAAAAGCATTTTTTCACATTAACTATTCAGAGCAACACAAAAGGATTCAAGCAAGTAAAAAACCATTTAGCAGCTGTACGCGTGGTAAAAGGAGGCGGCAAAAGGTCAGTTTGAAAACACACACAAGAATTCATACTGGAGAGAAACTATTTGGTTGCTGTGATTGTGGAAAAAGATTTGGTCTAAAGAAGAATCTTAacaaacacatgagaattcatatggGTGAGAAACCATTTGGTTGTACTGAATGTGGTAAAAAATTTGGTCAAAACAGCACTCTCAATGACCACATGAGAATCCATACAGGAGAGAAGCCATTTGGGTGCtccgagtgtggtaaaagatttggaagaAGAGACAATCTAAccgcacacatgagaattcataccggAGAGAAATCATTTGCCTGTCCTGAATGCGCTGAAAGATTTGGACGCAAAAACCATCTTATTGAACACATGAGAATGCATACAGGGGAAAAACCATTTtgttgttctgagtgtggcaagACATTTAGACAAAAGAGCcaactgaaaacacacatgagaattcatacaggtgagaaaccatttgactgttctgagtgtggtgaaAGATTTGGAAGAAAGGACAATCTAAatgcacacatgagaattcatacaggagctaaaccatttagctgttctgaatgtggtgaaAGATTTGGAAGAAACGACTACCTAAAAACACACACGAGAatgcacacaggagagaagccattTGGCTGTTTTACATGTGGCAAAACATTTCGACGAAAGAGCAGTTTTAActcacacatgaaaattcatgaAGAGAAACAACTTGGCTGCTCTGAGAGTAGTAAATGA